TTTATTTCTCCAAAACAATTACTAGCCGTTACAATCTTCATCTTCTCTCTCTCCCAAACCCCCTCAATCTTCATCTCCTGCTAACCTGAAAAACATACACGCCAGAACTCGAATTTACGGAAAAGGATCTTGTCAATGGCGACTTCAGCATCACCTCTGATCAGCCCCTCCTCAGATAAGCGTTATTGGAGCACTTTACATGAAAGGGTCGAAACCCTTCTGGAGAATCGAAAACCTGATCTACCCTATTCTGTTTCCGCCATGGTAATAGCCGAAATCTTCATCTAATTGTATGTTTCTTCTCCGTTCATCCAATtctatttttataattaatttgttgtggGTTTTGGAACAGAATGATGGATTAGAGTCGAATCAAGCTAAGAAATTGAAGGCGGATTCTATGCTTTTGATCAGAGGTTTTGATTCAGTCGCTAATTCACTCTCTCAGCTCACTAGCAACATCGAAAAAGCCCTTCAGGTAAGAAATTTCAGATCTcctgatttttcttcaatcaATCATCTAATATGTTGGTAgaattttgttgaatttctgAACATAATGCAAGTAATTCGAGTAATGAGTAACTCAGAAAATCTCATTATTGCTTCTTAATTAGGGAGCCAGGGAACTAGGAAAATCGTCAACAGTGACGGAAATAATCCACAGCAGTAGTAGCGACGATGCCGAAACAGATGAAGATAAGCAACCGGACAGATCAGAGAAAAAGGGAGTGAAGAGAAAGCTTGATGCAGAAGATTGTTCCGACGACGAACGAGACGGTGAAGCAACTCCTGAGAATAAAAAGAAGCAGAAGCAGCACCAAGCAGAGATGAACCTTAAGAAAGTTAAAAATGTACCAAACTTCACTTTTGCAAGTTTTAAATCTGTCTGTTTTAACTATAAACTGATTTTTGTGTCTGATTTTGTTTCAGCTGTCAGTTGCAATGGCGGCGAAATCCACCTCAATAGCTAGGGAACTTAAATCAGTGAAATCTGATATGAGTTTTCTGCAAGAGAGATGTGGTTTGCTGGAGGAGGAAAACCAGAGACTTCGAGAAGGATTTGGTAAAGAAGATAGagctgatgatgatgatttggTAAAGAATTCGATTGATTTTTTTGTTCTTGGTGTTCTAGGATAATATTCAGGGAATTGAATGTGTTATTTCCCTCTATTGTGTATGATTAACAGGTGAGGCTTCAATTAGAGGCACTACTTGCTGAAAAATCAAGACTAGCAACTGAGAACGCGAATCTAACTAGGGAGAATCAATGCCTTCGACAACTTGTCGAGTATCATCAATTCGCCTCTGAAGACTTGTCTGCGTCTTATGAAAAAGCCATTCTTGGACTTAGCTTGGACTTCTCTTCTCCAACAGCTGAACATGAGGACAGTCTTGAAGATATACAAACTCCGAGAACATCAAGAGAGGTTTTTGAGTTTGAGTTTCCGGCCTGCCTTGATGACAGCTTTGATGATGGCTTTGCCGGGGAAGAAGAGCTGCTAAAAGATTGACTCGGCACTGTCAACAAGAAGGCTGTTAACACTTTCAGATTTTCTTTTGTACTTTCTCAAAAACTATTCCATGTAACAATAGTATTGATCTGTACATGGGTACTTGTACTTTCTCAACATAATGAAATTTCAGAAATTTGTTTCAGTGTTAATATTTTTGAGCTTACAGTGGAAAATATGCAAGGCGAAAAGGATCATGTTAACTGTTAAAGCAGCATAATATTAGTGATTATATAAGGAGCTGCACAAAATATTTCACCCAAAAGTATGACAGCATCAGAAGTTACTACAGAGTGTTAATAGTATTCCAGTTCTTAGAGTTCAACTTCTTCTCAGCAAATATGAATTCAGTGAGAACGTTACACactcttcttcctcttcttagAGTTCCTTCCTTCAACATCTTCACAATCACCAGTAGGATGACCAAGGTTCACTCGAGCAGCAAGGTTCTCGTTAGCTCTAGATAAGCTTCCAATTATAGACATAACTTCCGAGTAAATATTGTTTTGCTTCTCAAGCTGTAATAATCAGACAATACGCATGCATCAGTAAGTCTAATCTATTTTTTGAGGAAATTTTCAGCAGCTTTCAATTTCCATGTTCAAAGGACAATCATGACTAAATTTCACACTTGTTTAACAATCAAAATGTGATTTTagcataaacgaaatttcaACAGTCATCAGTTCGAAGGTAGGCTTTCTGTGCAAAGTTTTTCACACACAAAACAAAGGTTATCAGGACAAAAACCACTCATGTTCAACTTCATGTATGAGACAAATCATACAATGCCTCTGTGCCTGAATTGGGAACTAAACAGTATTTAGTTTGACATCACTGTGAAAATATCTGATTAAATATAAAAGAAGACAGATAAAACAAAAATAGTTTAACTCTTACTAGGTTGATATGTTGCTCATTGTTCAATTTTGAAAGAATGATTATCATACAATTGTAAAGTCAAAGACCTAACAGAATTAACTTTGTTGCAATTCTAGGTTTAAAACTAAAAGATCCTCTTTGGATACATATTTCCCACCGTTATTAGAGTTATCGTAAAAATTGGCTAATAGATCTAGCTTTTAGTAAGAATAGATTATAAAGACGCCATGAGAATTAATAATGAAGTGTTTAGTGATTGTATATATTACAATTGCTAAAATTATTGAACAAATAAAGACATAAGTTAGCACATACCATATCGATCGTTCCATTAGCAAGATCCAAAGCCTTACTCAACTGCTTATTCTCCTCCAGTAAAGCCTCAATCTGAGAATTGAATTGCAGTATGATAAGAATATATCGAGCAA
This sequence is a window from Spinacia oleracea cultivar Varoflay chromosome 1, BTI_SOV_V1, whole genome shotgun sequence. Protein-coding genes within it:
- the LOC110786709 gene encoding uncharacterized protein; translated protein: MATSASPLISPSSDKRYWSTLHERVETLLENRKPDLPYSVSAMNDGLESNQAKKLKADSMLLIRGFDSVANSLSQLTSNIEKALQGARELGKSSTVTEIIHSSSSDDAETDEDKQPDRSEKKGVKRKLDAEDCSDDERDGEATPENKKKQKQHQAEMNLKKVKNLSVAMAAKSTSIARELKSVKSDMSFLQERCGLLEEENQRLREGFGKEDRADDDDLVRLQLEALLAEKSRLATENANLTRENQCLRQLVEYHQFASEDLSASYEKAILGLSLDFSSPTAEHEDSLEDIQTPRTSREVFEFEFPACLDDSFDDGFAGEEELLKD